The sequence AAGATAGAACCAAAATCAATTTTAAGGTAGGATCCAAGTTAGAAATGGACAAAAAGTATGGAGGGCTCCACACATCAGCAAAGCATACTGTACCATCTCTGGTTCCATGTGTAAAACCTTCTATACttcaggagaagagaaaactcagtacatttttattttcctcttgacaACCAGAGGGGAATTCTACTTGTAAGCACATCCCAGGACAATGACCTACAGTGTCCCTACAACCAAGGAACAAGAGCTGTGACCCACCCAACCTCTGAGGAAACTGCCACCATCTATCCAAACCAATAATTCTCATCTATGAACAGACATGTAAAAGAATCTACAGACAGTTGAGGAACATTGGCCTCATGAAAAGGAAGAACCATGCTAAACCAGAAGAAAAGCTAATCCATTAGAGATAAGagtgaaagtagaaaaaaaagacatttataaaacatgtaaccatatttttaatgtctttttaaatatatctttaaagtgataaaaagtaaaataatataactcagaaaagaaaagtgaaatcaaAAAAGCCAGTGCTAACATTAAGTGGCTATaagtttaaacatttaaatattttcatgctATTGAAAAGTGTTTAACATGGATGAGCAAGGAAATCAGGGAAGGCACAAATAAAGACTACCAGGAATGAAAAGGGGGATATACAGGGATATACCATAGccacaatagaaaataaaacagtaaaaaaatgatataaacattTTCTGATAGTAAATTTGTATGAGagtaaaataaacagatttttagaCAAACAAGAACTAAAAAccttttcaaaaggaaattctaaaagacatccttcaggcagaagaaatatCCCACTTGGATGATCTGAGATGAAAAACATCTACTTCTTAGGCTATAGGTTAGTCAGTTGCAAAAAGATGCCCAAAATATAGTGGCTTAACCCAGATAAAAGTTTCTGCCTCAGGTTTAAGTCAGGGCTGATGGCCCAGACAGCATCAGAGACATAGGCTCTTCTACCCTGTAGCTCTGCTTGCTTCAGCAAACATTTCCATCTTGTGATCCAAGGAAGATCTTCAGATCCCACCTTCATACCCACATGCCAAGAGTCAGCAAGTGGTATAAATGGGAGGAGAGAACAAACTACTACTTTGAATAACCTACCTAAATTAAGTAGCTGTAGGGCCGAGACAGCTGTTTTCCCATGGATATAACACAACATACACCACAGCCTGGGCTTCCCCAGGACAACCCACCAGAGTTCAAGTCCTAGGTCTACAACCAAGGTGATGAGAATGTGTGTAATTACTCCTGCAATAAGAACTCATATGACTCCTCCCTAACTCACCCATATATGCCAACCAAACTGAAGACTTCACGCTTAATCTCTGTACCTGAAAACTGTTTATTAGGAGTAAAATTTACCAAGAAAGGAGAAACTATAACACTAACCCATCCACTCCCTGCTTTTGACCACTATGGAGTCTCAGGATAGGACCTTCTCAACACCAGAGCATCCTATCTCAATGCAGCAGTGACTTGCTTCTTCTAGGTCTGAacaaaatgtattactttttaggattttatggcAATATACAACAAGCAGGATGCAATATGCCAATTGTGATGATCCTCTTGTAAGCTTTACCCAGTTCCTATTACTAGAAATGGGGGGGATCTAATTGACATCATTCATTATCCAcatctcagaaagagaaattctcttttttcaagTGTCATAACTAgttctatatttattaataaatataataataatttataaatttaatagaaattttCCAATACCAGACACTAgcaaattttatgattattccATCCTAATAATTATATGGTTacttttcctttgttaaattaacttataaaacatacatatattcaaTACTTATTCCCTCCTTGTCCTAAGCAAAACATATAAGtaaatcaaaatatatcaaaaatacaaatagacctttttaaaaaagaaatctactatatatacatataagtttatattttgaaaataagaatcaTAACATATTATTCTTAGAGTCTATTACAGTACCTGCCCCACTTAGgtctgttttaaataaatgagtaacaCCTATATTGTAATAAAAGGTATTTTCTCACAGAGTGGACATGTCAAATGCTTTGAGAACACTTTCTTACTACAAAGGAACCCAGTGACCTAGAACTCACGGAATTTTGAGGATTTGAAGACACTCTAAACTAAAACCATGAAATGGTTGGGACCTCTCATTCCTTTACTAAATGATGTTCCACAGTCACTGGGTGAAGGCAGGGGAAAAAATGGCAATCCAGAGGCATAATCTATTGACTTATCTAAAGTCCCACAACACAGGAGTAGAGAAATATTGGgatcaagagggaaaaaaaggacgGGGAAAAATATCACAAATCCTTCCATCTAAGTAACCCAACCATGGATGGATCCAAGTGCCCAAGGGTGTTCTTTGCTATGAGACTAGCAGTACTCAAAGCACTCCTTACTGTGGAATGGTCCCTAGCCACATAGCCTAGACCAGCCAGGGGCTCCTGGAAGTAACTTTGGCAGGAGCTTCAGAAGAAAATGACTGTTCAGATCTATCCTTTTAGGGAGAAAACCCTAAGTACTCGCTGGCGGATCTGTTGAGTCTTCACCCCATAGACAAGAGGATTGAGTGCAGGTGGCACAAGGAGGTAGAGTGTGGCCAGAAGAACATGGACGTGGTGGGGTACATGGTGGCCAAAACGATGTGTGAGGAAGGAGAATATTCCAGGAACATAGAAGATCAGGATAACACAAATATGAGACCCACATGTGCTAAAGGCTTTAAGTCGGGCCTCACCCCCTGGTACCTTCAGCACTGTCTGCAGGATGAGGGCATAGGAAATACCAATGGCCACGACATCTAGCCCAACCACAAGCAGGGCCACTGCCAACCCATAAGCTCGGTTCACTGTGGTTTCTGAGCAGGCAAGTTTTACAACAGCCATATGTTCACAATAGGCATGGCCTATGATGGTGGCCCGGCAGAAGAGGAGTCTCTGCAACAGGatagggaaggggaggaggaggactaACCCCCGCACCAGCACTGCCATCCCAATGCGCCCGATGATCCCCGGATGCAAGATGGTGGAATGATGCAGAGGGTGACAAATGGCTACATAGCGATCCAGAGCCATGGCCACAAGTACCCCTGACTCCATGGAAGAGAACGCATGGATG is a genomic window of Canis lupus familiaris isolate Mischka breed German Shepherd chromosome 21, alternate assembly UU_Cfam_GSD_1.0, whole genome shotgun sequence containing:
- the OR52L1 gene encoding olfactory receptor family 52 subfamily L member 1 (The RefSeq protein has 1 substitution compared to this genomic sequence), with the translated sequence MMTFSNSSWRLLQPSFFLMGIPGLEESQHWIALPLCVLYVLAVMGNVTIIFIIWTDSSLHQPMYLFLAMLSGIDLVLASSTAPKTLAVLLAHAHEIGYTFCLIQMFFIHAFSSMESGVLVAMALDRYVAICHPLHHSTILHPGIIGRIGMAVLVRGLVLLLPFPILLQRLLFCRATIIGHAYCEHMAVVKLACSETTVNRAYGLAVALLVVGLDVVAIGISYAFILQTVLKVPGGEARLKAFSTCGSHICVILIFYVPGIFSFLTHRFGHHVPHHVHVLLATLYLLVPPALNPLVYGVKTQQIRQRVLRVFSLKG